In one Spirosoma rigui genomic region, the following are encoded:
- a CDS encoding family 78 glycoside hydrolase catalytic domain gives MKRILIVLLVWLTGSLGFSQTPATNWTNTYWTAHWILHPTAPARQYGIYHFRKTIDVPQKPARFIVHVSADNRYRLFVNGKAVALGPARSDTQNWNYETLNLAPFLQAGPNTLAAQVWNMGEGAPVAQMTYQTGFVLQGDSDAEKQVNTDASWKVYKNPAYSPIKNDIAKLQTYIVMGDGDRVDAAQYPWGWEQPGFDDRTWVGAKLLSFPTKPRGLGSDGNWGLVPRQIPMMEEQMVRLAAVRRVENGKMEPGFLQGKAPVRVKANTKATFLLDQGTLTNAYPELTVSGGRGAVVTLSYAEALVDAKNQKGNRNDIDGRTLRGFDDQFVADGTARRTFRPLWFRTYRYLQLTVETKDDALVLDDLVGQFSGYPFEQKAQFASSDTTLKAIWDVGWRTARLCAGETYFDCPYYEQLQYVGDTRIQSLISLYVAGDDRLMRKAILDYDHSRFNEGLTQSRYPSADFQVIPTFSLFWVCMIHDYWMHRTDDAFVKSMLPGILGVLDWHEQRLTKVGLNGPMNWWNFVDWAWPWTQESRIGGIPPGLNEGSSTLTLQQAYTYFRAADLLAHFGKNEQAEHYRDLGRRLNKAVYSECWDAGRGLLADTPAKKTFSQHANILAVLTDAVPTAQQAALLQKTMAAPASGPTAVTQATFYFKFYLFEALKKAGLGDQFIDQLKPWRNMLAMGLTTFAENPEPTRSDCHAWSASPLYEFLSVTCGIRPAEPGFRTVRIEPFLGNLKTVNGQVPHPSGTIAVQFARTETGGLNGTVTLPAKLTGTLRWKGKTLPLKAGTQTVSL, from the coding sequence ATGAAACGCATACTGATCGTATTGCTTGTATGGCTGACGGGAAGCCTGGGCTTTTCGCAAACGCCCGCCACGAACTGGACGAATACCTACTGGACAGCCCACTGGATTCTGCACCCGACCGCGCCAGCCCGCCAGTACGGAATTTACCATTTCCGAAAAACTATTGATGTGCCGCAGAAGCCCGCCCGGTTTATTGTTCATGTATCGGCCGATAACCGCTATCGGCTGTTTGTCAACGGGAAAGCGGTAGCCCTCGGACCCGCCCGCAGCGATACTCAAAACTGGAACTACGAAACGCTGAATCTGGCACCGTTCCTGCAGGCTGGCCCCAACACGCTGGCCGCGCAGGTCTGGAACATGGGTGAAGGCGCTCCGGTAGCGCAGATGACCTACCAGACGGGCTTTGTGCTCCAAGGCGACAGTGACGCCGAAAAACAGGTGAATACCGACGCAAGCTGGAAAGTGTACAAGAACCCGGCCTACTCACCCATCAAAAACGACATTGCCAAGCTGCAAACCTACATCGTCATGGGTGATGGTGACCGGGTCGATGCCGCCCAGTATCCCTGGGGCTGGGAGCAGCCGGGTTTCGACGACCGGACGTGGGTAGGAGCAAAACTGCTGAGCTTTCCCACCAAGCCACGGGGCCTGGGTTCCGACGGAAACTGGGGCCTGGTGCCGCGTCAGATTCCCATGATGGAAGAGCAGATGGTTCGGCTGGCCGCCGTTCGTCGCGTCGAGAACGGGAAAATGGAGCCTGGCTTTTTACAGGGGAAAGCACCCGTCCGGGTGAAGGCCAACACAAAAGCCACCTTCCTGCTCGACCAGGGGACGCTAACCAACGCCTACCCTGAACTAACCGTCAGCGGGGGCCGGGGGGCGGTGGTAACCCTGTCGTATGCGGAAGCACTGGTCGACGCGAAAAACCAGAAAGGCAACCGGAATGACATCGACGGCCGGACCCTACGTGGGTTTGATGATCAGTTTGTGGCCGACGGAACCGCCCGCCGAACCTTTCGCCCGCTCTGGTTCCGGACGTACCGCTACCTCCAGTTGACCGTTGAAACGAAAGACGACGCGCTGGTTCTGGACGATCTGGTCGGGCAGTTTTCGGGGTACCCCTTCGAGCAGAAAGCTCAGTTTGCGAGCAGCGACACGACGCTTAAAGCCATCTGGGACGTAGGCTGGCGAACGGCCCGGCTCTGTGCCGGTGAAACCTACTTCGACTGTCCCTACTACGAACAGCTGCAGTACGTAGGCGACACCCGCATTCAGTCGCTGATCTCGCTCTACGTAGCGGGCGATGACCGGCTCATGCGCAAGGCGATTCTGGACTATGACCACAGCCGTTTCAACGAGGGACTGACGCAAAGCCGGTACCCCTCCGCCGATTTTCAGGTAATTCCTACGTTTTCGCTTTTCTGGGTGTGTATGATCCACGACTACTGGATGCACCGGACGGATGACGCCTTTGTCAAATCTATGCTGCCCGGCATATTGGGCGTACTGGACTGGCACGAGCAGCGGCTCACTAAAGTTGGGCTCAACGGTCCTATGAACTGGTGGAATTTCGTGGACTGGGCCTGGCCCTGGACGCAGGAGTCGCGCATTGGCGGCATTCCGCCGGGCCTGAACGAAGGGTCCAGCACGCTGACGCTGCAGCAGGCGTATACCTATTTCCGGGCGGCCGATCTGCTGGCCCACTTCGGAAAAAACGAGCAGGCGGAGCACTACCGGGACCTGGGCCGGCGACTCAACAAAGCCGTCTACAGCGAGTGCTGGGACGCCGGTCGGGGGCTGCTGGCCGATACACCCGCGAAGAAAACGTTTAGTCAGCATGCCAACATCCTGGCGGTGTTGACCGATGCCGTTCCGACAGCGCAGCAGGCCGCTTTGCTGCAAAAAACGATGGCGGCCCCGGCCAGCGGGCCAACGGCCGTAACCCAGGCAACGTTCTACTTCAAGTTCTACCTGTTCGAAGCGCTTAAGAAGGCGGGCCTGGGCGATCAGTTCATCGATCAGCTGAAGCCGTGGCGTAATATGCTGGCGATGGGCCTAACAACCTTTGCCGAAAATCCCGAGCCGACCCGCTCCGATTGCCACGCCTGGAGTGCTTCGCCCCTGTACGAATTTTTGTCGGTGACCTGCGGTATCCGTCCCGCTGAGCCGGGCTTCCGCACGGTTCGTATCGAGCCGTTTCTGGGAAATCTGAAAACGGTAAACGGTCAGGTACCGCATCCGTCGGGTACGATAGCGGTTCAGTTCGCCAGGACCGAAACCGGTGGCCTGAACGGTACGGTTACGTTGCCCGCCAAGCTGACGGGTACCCTGCGCTGGAAAGGGAAGACGTTGCCGCTGAAAGCAGGAACCCAGACCGTGAGTCTATGA
- a CDS encoding xylulokinase — translation MYLLGFDLGSSSVKACLVDADSGKAVASAFFPEVEMAIDSSQTGFAEQQPSAWWTNACLASKAVMAQANVKPADVKAIGISYQMHGLVVVDKSFNVLRPSIIWCDSRAVPYGNRAFDALGHDRTLRHLLNSPGNFTAAKLAWVKENEPDVYAEVDKFMLPGDYLAARMTGEIVTTASGLSEGAFWDFQANQPAQFLLDYFGFDPSLIPAIKPTFAPQGELTASAAAELGLAPGTPVTYRAGDQPNNALSLNVLEPGQIAATAGTSGVVYGVSDQADYDRQSRVNTFLHVSHTTEAPRYGVLLCVNGTGILNSWLRNQVLRKSVSYGDMNILAHEAPVGADGLVCLPFGNGAERMLENRELGASFHGLQLTRHGLPHLIRAAQEGIVFALYYGIKVMEGVGVGLQTIRAGEANMFLSPLFRDTLANLTGTTIELYNTDGAQGAARGAGIGLGYYKSPQEAFSGLQVTRTIEPDMRAQEGYRDAYENWLSKLQATIS, via the coding sequence ATGTATCTTCTTGGATTTGATCTCGGCAGTTCGTCGGTCAAAGCGTGTTTAGTCGACGCCGACAGCGGCAAAGCGGTTGCATCCGCCTTTTTCCCGGAAGTGGAAATGGCTATCGACTCGTCCCAGACCGGTTTTGCCGAACAACAGCCTTCAGCATGGTGGACCAATGCGTGCCTGGCCAGCAAAGCCGTTATGGCGCAGGCCAACGTGAAGCCCGCCGATGTCAAGGCAATTGGCATTTCCTACCAGATGCACGGCCTGGTCGTCGTCGATAAATCATTCAATGTGTTGCGGCCGTCCATCATCTGGTGCGACAGCCGGGCCGTACCTTACGGCAACCGGGCCTTCGACGCCCTCGGCCACGACCGCACACTTCGCCACCTGCTCAACTCGCCCGGCAACTTCACGGCCGCCAAACTGGCCTGGGTAAAAGAGAATGAGCCGGACGTCTACGCCGAGGTCGACAAGTTCATGCTCCCCGGCGACTACCTGGCGGCCCGCATGACCGGCGAGATCGTAACGACAGCGTCGGGTTTGTCGGAGGGTGCTTTCTGGGATTTCCAGGCCAATCAGCCCGCCCAGTTCCTGCTCGATTATTTCGGGTTCGACCCCTCACTGATTCCAGCGATCAAGCCTACGTTTGCGCCACAGGGCGAACTGACGGCGTCGGCAGCAGCCGAGCTGGGACTGGCACCGGGAACGCCCGTTACCTACCGCGCGGGCGACCAGCCTAATAACGCCTTATCACTCAATGTACTGGAGCCGGGCCAGATTGCCGCTACGGCTGGTACCTCGGGGGTGGTATACGGTGTCAGCGATCAGGCCGACTACGACCGCCAGTCGCGGGTCAACACGTTTCTGCACGTGAGTCATACAACTGAGGCACCCCGCTACGGAGTACTGCTGTGCGTGAACGGCACCGGTATCCTCAATAGCTGGCTGCGCAACCAGGTGCTGCGTAAATCGGTCAGCTACGGCGACATGAATATACTGGCGCATGAGGCTCCGGTTGGCGCCGACGGTCTGGTGTGTTTACCCTTCGGCAACGGGGCCGAACGGATGCTGGAAAACCGGGAGCTGGGCGCATCCTTCCACGGGCTTCAGCTGACGCGCCACGGCCTGCCCCACCTGATTCGGGCGGCCCAGGAAGGCATCGTGTTCGCGCTTTACTACGGTATCAAGGTTATGGAAGGCGTCGGCGTGGGTCTGCAAACGATCCGGGCGGGCGAAGCCAACATGTTCCTCAGCCCCCTCTTCCGCGATACACTCGCCAACCTGACCGGCACCACCATCGAACTGTACAATACCGACGGAGCACAGGGAGCAGCCCGTGGAGCCGGTATTGGCCTGGGCTACTACAAAAGCCCGCAGGAAGCTTTTTCGGGATTGCAGGTTACCCGGACCATTGAGCCCGACATGCGCGCTCAGGAGGGTTACCGCGACGCCTATGAGAACTGGCTGTCCAAGCTACAGGCTACCATTTCCTGA
- a CDS encoding enoyl-CoA hydratase-related protein, whose translation MLHELAYALAYAHHTPEVWLVVLAATGTTFCAGMDLKSLAQPGSPVGELESASVPAPSGPVRIGELMAGLHKPCIAQVQGSVYAGGFLLVGGSTYVVAAESATFSLPEVKRGLFPFQVLAVLLDIMPARTALDLCLRARTLTAADAKAVGLVTDVVPDQALAEAVGQLTNELKQFSPTAMQFGLRAAQQLKSLPSGEQQAFLYDQFQQLQQTADAKEGMAAFLEKRKPEWGL comes from the coding sequence ATGCTCCATGAACTAGCCTACGCGCTGGCCTACGCCCACCATACACCCGAAGTCTGGCTGGTGGTACTGGCTGCGACCGGGACGACATTCTGCGCGGGTATGGATTTAAAATCACTGGCCCAGCCCGGTAGTCCAGTTGGCGAACTGGAAAGCGCGTCGGTGCCAGCACCGTCGGGACCCGTACGGATTGGTGAGTTAATGGCGGGCCTGCATAAACCCTGCATTGCTCAGGTACAGGGATCAGTCTATGCTGGCGGCTTCCTGCTGGTGGGCGGCAGTACTTACGTTGTGGCGGCTGAGTCGGCCACATTTAGCTTGCCGGAGGTAAAACGAGGGCTGTTCCCTTTTCAGGTGCTGGCCGTTCTGCTCGACATCATGCCCGCCCGGACAGCACTCGATCTGTGCCTGCGCGCCCGGACGCTCACGGCCGCCGATGCCAAAGCCGTTGGGCTAGTCACCGATGTCGTGCCCGATCAGGCACTGGCCGAAGCCGTTGGCCAGCTAACCAACGAACTGAAACAGTTTTCGCCCACGGCGATGCAGTTTGGCCTGCGTGCCGCCCAGCAACTAAAAAGCCTGCCGTCGGGTGAACAGCAGGCTTTTCTGTATGATCAGTTTCAGCAACTTCAGCAAACTGCCGACGCCAAAGAAGGCATGGCCGCTTTTCTGGAAAAGCGTAAACCGGAGTGGGGGCTGTAA
- a CDS encoding DNA alkylation repair protein translates to MTHTDVKIALLSLEEPERASFAARFFKTKPGQYGEGDLFLGLSMPQQHQVARQFLDLPTAEIERLLRDPYHECRMTALQIWVYQSRKASAEQRDVLMDRYLANRTFVNNWDLVDVSCPHLVGRPLLQGDRSVLYDLARENHLWTQRIAIVSTLTFIRADQYADTFGVAELLLSHRHDLIHKAMGWMLREVGKRNPDALEEFLHDHIRQMPRTALRYAIERMEPARRRYYLDL, encoded by the coding sequence ATGACCCATACTGACGTTAAGATTGCATTACTGAGCTTGGAAGAGCCCGAACGGGCGTCGTTTGCGGCCCGCTTTTTCAAAACAAAGCCGGGCCAATACGGAGAAGGCGACTTGTTTCTGGGCCTTTCCATGCCGCAGCAGCACCAGGTGGCCCGGCAGTTTCTGGATCTTCCAACTGCCGAAATCGAGCGGTTGCTCCGTGATCCGTACCACGAATGCCGGATGACCGCTCTGCAGATCTGGGTGTACCAGAGCCGAAAAGCGAGTGCTGAACAACGGGACGTGCTGATGGATCGGTACCTGGCCAATCGAACATTTGTTAACAACTGGGACCTGGTCGACGTGAGTTGCCCGCATCTGGTGGGCCGTCCGTTACTTCAGGGTGACCGGTCGGTGTTATACGACCTGGCGCGCGAAAACCACCTGTGGACCCAGCGGATTGCTATCGTGTCGACGCTGACCTTTATCCGGGCCGATCAGTATGCCGATACATTTGGGGTTGCTGAACTGCTTTTATCCCATCGGCACGATCTAATCCATAAGGCAATGGGTTGGATGTTGCGCGAAGTGGGCAAACGAAACCCCGACGCTCTGGAGGAGTTTTTGCACGATCACATCCGGCAAATGCCCCGAACGGCCCTGCGCTACGCTATCGAACGGATGGAGCCCGCCCGACGGCGTTATTATCTGGACCTATAG
- the accD gene encoding acetyl-CoA carboxylase, carboxyltransferase subunit beta: MSWFVRKDKGIQTPTEMKREAPDGLWYQCPNCKKAMHTREHKLNAYTCVHCNYHEKIGSDAYFSILFDDNRFTELDENMRSADPLNFTDTKPYPSRVNATMAKTGLKDAVRTAYGSMNGSTVTMAVMDFNFIGGSMGSVVGEKIARSIDHAIKNRTPFLMISRSGGARMMEAGFSLMQMAKTSAKLALLSQAKLPYVSLLTDPTTGGVTASYAMLGDFNIAEPEALIGFAGPRVIRETIGKDLPKGFQSAEFVLDHGFLDFIVDRKDLKDKLSSLFGMLI, encoded by the coding sequence ATGTCTTGGTTTGTCCGAAAAGATAAGGGTATTCAGACCCCGACCGAAATGAAACGGGAGGCTCCCGACGGGTTGTGGTATCAATGTCCGAACTGTAAAAAAGCCATGCACACGCGCGAACACAAGCTTAACGCGTACACGTGTGTTCACTGCAACTACCACGAAAAGATTGGGTCAGATGCCTATTTCTCCATCCTGTTCGATGACAATCGCTTCACCGAACTCGATGAGAATATGCGCTCCGCCGATCCGCTGAACTTCACTGATACCAAACCGTACCCCAGCCGGGTGAACGCAACGATGGCCAAAACGGGTCTGAAAGATGCTGTTCGGACGGCCTACGGGTCCATGAACGGTTCGACGGTGACGATGGCGGTGATGGATTTTAACTTCATTGGCGGATCGATGGGATCGGTCGTGGGGGAGAAGATAGCCCGTTCTATTGACCACGCTATTAAAAACCGGACACCCTTCCTGATGATTTCCCGCTCAGGAGGTGCCCGAATGATGGAGGCTGGCTTCTCGCTCATGCAGATGGCCAAAACATCGGCGAAGCTGGCGTTGCTGTCGCAGGCTAAACTGCCGTATGTATCGCTGCTGACCGATCCGACAACGGGGGGCGTTACGGCTTCCTACGCCATGCTGGGCGATTTTAACATTGCCGAACCCGAAGCCCTCATTGGCTTCGCCGGGCCACGCGTTATTCGCGAGACAATCGGTAAGGACCTGCCCAAAGGCTTCCAGAGCGCCGAATTCGTTCTCGATCACGGTTTCCTCGATTTCATTGTCGACCGTAAAGATTTGAAAGATAAACTGTCCAGCCTGTTTGGTATGTTGATCTAA
- a CDS encoding T9SS type A sorting domain-containing protein, whose protein sequence is MKTCILFGLTWLSALAANATHLRGGYIQTRSVSTTTVTYEITVQLFLDEVYGTTAANSLNQLSLCFGDGSSQSIVRTARVWNADRTTSINTYQVTHTYAGPGTYTVSSSLANRSPVRNIGTTADQLPIVLYTTFSTGRLNRTPAFVYPNNGLQAALNQRLTLPLSTTDDEGDSLVYSLWRPITTVGADICTRQSVSDYQYPNDVARRGTYTLDKRRGILTWDAPVEQGNYSLALTVDEYRNGLFISQTVIELTLQVVDRPGTPGVIPPYQPALESNGLVTALPEYRDSNLTLTVFPNPVDDRLQVVVQTSNPTLATIRLMDASGRLLHELPFKRLARRHEQVISLDSLTPGTYLVQTDVNGQQLLEKIIKK, encoded by the coding sequence ATGAAAACCTGTATCCTGTTTGGCCTGACCTGGCTGAGCGCCCTGGCGGCCAACGCCACGCATCTAAGGGGTGGCTACATACAAACGCGCTCTGTGTCAACAACAACGGTAACCTACGAAATTACCGTTCAACTGTTCCTGGATGAAGTATATGGGACAACCGCAGCGAACAGCCTGAATCAACTCTCGCTATGTTTTGGCGATGGTAGCAGCCAGTCTATCGTCCGAACAGCCCGGGTGTGGAACGCCGACCGAACAACCAGTATCAACACCTACCAGGTTACGCATACCTACGCCGGACCTGGCACATATACCGTAAGCTCCTCACTGGCCAACCGATCGCCGGTTCGCAACATTGGTACGACCGCCGATCAGCTCCCTATTGTTTTGTACACGACATTTTCCACGGGTCGCTTGAACAGGACCCCTGCGTTCGTTTACCCCAACAATGGCTTGCAGGCCGCCCTCAACCAGCGGCTGACTCTTCCACTAAGTACCACAGATGACGAAGGCGACAGTCTGGTGTACAGTCTCTGGCGTCCGATAACGACGGTGGGTGCCGACATCTGCACGCGCCAGTCGGTCAGCGACTACCAATACCCCAATGACGTAGCCCGGCGGGGTACCTACACCCTAGACAAGCGCAGGGGTATTCTAACCTGGGATGCACCGGTTGAGCAGGGAAATTATAGTCTGGCCCTCACGGTTGACGAGTACCGCAACGGGCTATTCATTAGCCAGACCGTCATTGAGCTGACGCTACAGGTCGTTGACCGCCCGGGCACTCCCGGTGTGATACCGCCCTACCAACCAGCGCTGGAAAGTAACGGACTGGTAACCGCTTTACCCGAGTACAGGGATAGCAACCTAACACTGACGGTATTTCCAAATCCGGTCGACGACCGATTGCAGGTTGTTGTCCAGACCAGCAATCCAACGCTGGCCACAATCCGGCTGATGGATGCCAGCGGCCGTCTTCTGCACGAACTTCCGTTCAAACGACTGGCCCGTCGGCATGAGCAGGTGATCAGCCTGGATAGCCTCACGCCCGGCACCTACCTGGTGCAGACCGACGTGAACGGGCAGCAGTTGCTGGAGAAAATCATCAAAAAGTAA
- a CDS encoding DUF1223 domain-containing protein, with protein sequence MNYVPVLLTLLGITFGPVPPKTPKPAPQPVVVLELFTSQGCSSCPPADQALHNLTQQAARAGQAVYSLSFHVDYWNRLGWQDPFSSKLFTDRQRQYDRSLNSQTYTPQLVINGQQVLIGSQKAKIEQAIQTIQQQRPSTQVGIDARLTTDAKQVTVAYALAPSGPAAPYQVNVALVQKEARTAVGNGENSGRTLVNTNVVRQFRTVDRPGTSGSVSLPLPASLSADQTAVLVYVQRTDTGQIIGARQL encoded by the coding sequence ATGAATTACGTTCCTGTTCTGCTAACACTGTTGGGAATTACGTTTGGGCCGGTGCCCCCCAAAACACCCAAGCCGGCACCGCAGCCGGTTGTGGTGCTCGAACTGTTCACCTCGCAGGGATGCTCCAGCTGCCCCCCCGCCGATCAGGCGCTGCACAACCTTACGCAGCAAGCCGCCCGCGCCGGACAGGCCGTGTACAGCCTGTCATTTCACGTCGACTACTGGAACCGGCTCGGCTGGCAGGACCCCTTCAGCAGCAAGCTCTTCACCGACCGCCAGCGCCAGTATGACCGCAGCCTGAATAGCCAGACTTATACCCCTCAGCTCGTCATCAACGGGCAGCAGGTATTAATTGGCAGCCAGAAGGCAAAAATTGAGCAGGCGATACAAACCATTCAACAACAGCGTCCCTCTACCCAGGTGGGCATTGACGCCCGACTGACCACCGATGCAAAGCAGGTGACGGTAGCCTATGCTTTAGCACCGTCCGGACCCGCGGCTCCCTACCAGGTCAACGTAGCGCTGGTGCAGAAAGAAGCGCGCACGGCGGTTGGAAACGGGGAAAACAGCGGTCGTACGCTGGTCAATACGAACGTAGTCCGGCAGTTCAGGACGGTCGACAGGCCCGGTACGTCGGGCAGCGTATCCCTTCCGCTACCCGCCAGCCTCAGCGCTGACCAGACTGCGGTACTGGTTTATGTGCAGCGCACCGATACGGGACAAATCATTGGTGCCCGGCAATTGTGA
- a CDS encoding radical SAM protein — protein sequence MRLVRHPVLCNYYVTYRCNASCSFCDIWERPSPYVTLDNARQNLRDLKRLGVRVVDFTGGEPLLHRELPELLRAAKKLGLITTVTTNALLYPKRAEQLRGLVDMLHFSLDSPVAAEHDTSRGVACFDKVMESIALARQLGERPDILFTVFERNVHQIRQMHEEICLPNDLMLILNPVFEYNTVETGDRLSADTLQQMTWWGKQKNVYLNDAFIELRRDGGNHIDAPICRAGSTTIVISPENKLVLPCYHLGLKDYSIENNLYDLYRSTEVQKLVALEGRLPACEGCAINCYMQPSFAVEVNKYFWQALPSTLKYNWIKGTWKQLI from the coding sequence ATGCGCCTGGTTCGTCATCCCGTTCTCTGCAACTACTACGTCACGTACCGGTGCAACGCAAGCTGCAGTTTCTGCGATATCTGGGAGCGACCCTCGCCTTACGTGACGCTCGACAACGCCCGGCAGAACCTGCGCGACCTGAAACGGCTCGGTGTGCGGGTGGTGGACTTCACGGGTGGCGAGCCGTTGCTGCACCGGGAGTTGCCCGAGCTGCTCCGTGCGGCTAAAAAACTCGGCCTCATCACCACCGTTACAACTAACGCCCTGCTGTATCCGAAACGCGCCGAACAACTGCGGGGACTGGTCGATATGCTGCATTTCTCCCTCGATTCACCGGTAGCCGCTGAGCACGATACGTCGCGGGGGGTAGCGTGTTTCGACAAGGTGATGGAATCCATTGCGCTCGCCAGGCAGCTGGGCGAGCGGCCGGATATTCTGTTTACGGTATTCGAGCGCAATGTGCACCAAATCCGGCAGATGCACGAGGAGATTTGCCTGCCCAACGATCTGATGCTTATTCTGAATCCGGTATTTGAATACAATACCGTAGAAACGGGCGACCGCCTGTCGGCCGATACGTTGCAGCAGATGACGTGGTGGGGTAAACAGAAGAATGTGTACCTGAACGATGCTTTTATCGAGCTTCGGCGCGACGGCGGTAACCACATTGACGCGCCCATTTGCCGGGCCGGGAGTACCACAATCGTGATCTCACCCGAGAACAAGCTTGTCCTGCCGTGCTATCATCTGGGGCTGAAAGATTACTCCATTGAGAATAACCTGTACGATCTCTACCGCTCTACAGAGGTTCAGAAGCTGGTCGCGCTGGAAGGACGATTACCCGCCTGCGAAGGCTGTGCCATCAACTGCTATATGCAGCCGTCGTTCGCTGTGGAAGTAAATAAGTACTTCTGGCAGGCGCTGCCCAGTACGCTTAAATACAACTGGATAAAAGGCACCTGGAAACAGTTGATTTAG
- a CDS encoding nuclear transport factor 2 family protein: protein MKHALLFIGALLTTAPLLAQTPDEAAVKSTINRMFDGMGKADTTLLKPLFAPGARLQTVQNKQGIVSVKEDPIAGFITSIGKAKAGSLDERLSGMDIRIDGDLATAWTPYAFYFNGKQSHCGANAFTLVRIAGSWKIQTIIDTRRPCE from the coding sequence ATGAAACACGCTTTACTTTTTATCGGCGCATTGCTTACGACCGCTCCATTACTGGCGCAGACGCCGGACGAAGCCGCCGTAAAATCCACGATTAACCGCATGTTCGACGGTATGGGCAAAGCCGACACAACACTGTTAAAGCCTCTGTTTGCCCCCGGCGCCCGGCTACAAACGGTGCAGAACAAACAGGGAATCGTATCGGTAAAGGAAGATCCCATTGCCGGGTTTATTACCTCGATCGGCAAAGCCAAAGCCGGCTCGCTGGACGAGCGCCTGTCGGGTATGGATATCCGGATCGATGGTGATCTGGCCACCGCCTGGACTCCCTACGCGTTTTATTTCAATGGCAAACAAAGCCACTGCGGTGCCAACGCCTTCACCCTCGTTCGCATCGCCGGTAGCTGGAAAATTCAGACCATCATCGACACCCGCCGGCCGTGTGAATAA